The following DNA comes from Solanum stenotomum isolate F172 chromosome 11, ASM1918654v1, whole genome shotgun sequence.
TGAATTTCCTTTTGTTGTCATAACAGCTAGTCAATGAGAAAATGGTGTGCTGAGTTTATTATAGAGTAGGacaatttttgtttattattgatgTTGAAAGTGTTTTCATGTGATATTGGTTCACTCTTAGACAAATGATGCAGCCCCCACAAGTCCCTATTATGTATAAGTGAAAGTTTGGGAGAGAGCTTTCACTTATCCTAAGCAATAAAGATATTAGATGGGCTTTTATTGCTTGTAGAGAAGGGAATGAATGAGGTTGTTGTCAATGTAAACAAACTTAAAACTTATGGTGGGTGGAAGTTGGGGTAGGGTAGTTAAACTCAGCTACCATAATAATGCACTGTTGTAGTGTTGTTCAATTGTACAGTAGTATAATCTATGTCCATTGCATTTATAAGTTATAGTTTACTTTAGGTCCTACATTTTCTAGGAGTCTTTTAGTCTTATCGTAGATTATAGGCCGGTAGAAAATATAGAGAACTTCTAgtaattgttgtttttattttgattatacTATTAGATTAGGATGAGTTTAATGAGCGACATGATTAGTGAGGATTCATGTAGCCGATATTAACTTGCTTTGGATTGAAGAAGAAAGTAGTAGTAGATATATTATAGGACTAACACATAATGGTTGGTAGATGAGCATATGGTGGCATGGGCACATGGTAATCCNcccccccccccccccccccccccccccttgtttttttttaaagaataatgGTGTGGTGTTCGAGTCTATTTGTGTGCATCTTGATTGTCCTTCAGGATATCTGTTTCCTCTGTTATGTtgttcggactcttcaaaaatgttgctACATTTGTgtactacttttggaggattcaaCATGCGCTTTCGAGTGCCAAGAAGTAATCttgcaattttattttgtttcatctAAGAATTGAACCTTGGTCTCATATGTTTTTTAGTTGTTTGGTTATCTTTGAATCTTTATGACTCCTAAACTTATGCAGCTTGTGAGTATCGAATGACCAATCAGAGTTGTGGTGGAATAGACGTGATCCCTCAATTTTTAATAAGAGGTCTCGAGTTTGAGCTTTTATTATGGAAAAATCATGTTAGGGAGTACTATCTCCTTAAACGAGCCGTACACTGGCTGAATCTGGATTAATCGGGGCCTAATACGGGCATCAAACACCAAAtgagaaattaaaaatgaaataaaatgagaatgtgaatgagtGGGGGTCTGGTGATGGCCATCCAATTCTgaatctactgttttaaaactCTTTGACTCTATAGATGAGTGTGTAGGGAATCTAATTGACCTTGagtttaaaacaattattttttagcaACCCATGTGACATGTCCTCCTTGGGACATTTAAGAAGATTTGCATCCCTCCCTTTGCATAAttgaattgtatattttttttttcttttagtcatCGTTCAAATTTTGAGAATTGAGAAGTTTTTGATAGAAagtatttctctttttaataaaTCCTATGCAACACGAATTCAAATTAGTCGTCATAAACCCCACAATCTACCTCCCACCTTTTGCTTAGGTCCACACCCTTTGGGATTATCATCCTAACCTCGACTTGACTTGGAACTCCAACCTTGACCCCGACCAAAGACCCAACCACCACCCTAACTCGAGATCCGATCTAACCCTAACCTAAGATCGACCTCCACCTTGACTTGACTAGAGAAGCAACTCGAGACTAGACCTCGACCTGTTACGCGACTTGTGACCCGACCTCGATCTAGAACTTGACCCCAACCTCAACTCAAGATCCAATCCCTACTGCAATATGGGACCTAATCGTGACCCTTGCACAAAACTCGAGTCCTTTTTTGGGGTCATGTCTAGGGTTGAATCTTGGCTTGGGTCTTGGCTCGAGGTCAAGTCTCTAGTAGGGATTGGATCTTGGATCGGTTGCGACTCTCGGGTCAAGTTTTATATTGATGTTGGTCTTTAGTTAGGGTCAAGTCCTGGGTTAGGGTCAGGTCGGAATTGGGTCTTGGGTCAAGTCAGAGATCCGAGTATGTTGTAAAGAGTGGGGGTCCAAGtccaaaattataatatttgccTAGATTATACCAAATGCTTCTaggataatatatttttcttattcattaaacataaaaaaacataaataagaaaatcagttattctccaaaatattttctaagaaaaCAATTTTCTCCGTACCAACCACAATCTAAAAGTAActtatatgttatttatttttttgttgggggATAAGAATTTGAAGAGATTTTTAAATGTCATTAGTCATTACATTGGAATGACATTAATCGAATATTTCCTAAAAACTTGATAGGTTGGACAAAAATGTACATTGCTAAAATACTACTCTATGAGTCtaggattaaaaagaaaatatatttccAAATTATAGGAAACAAGTGGcaaaaggataaaataaaagagGACCATATGTGTGTATTGTATTAAATAGAAAATGAAGTCAAAGTAGCATGTGCTTCTCTGTTTGAAATGTTGGTACTCTCTCATCATTTATAAAGGGGCTAACAACATTATTGATTcctaaattattaataaattttaattttagcaaatttaattttaattatttaaatatacattttaaattaCTTTGCTAGTGAATATTCACAAATTTACCATACTTGTAAATTGTTCCATCACttaatttttcacttttcatGTGTTATGTTAGGTTTGTACTATTAGTCGATATTTGACAACAATATAGttctaaatataacatatttcCTTCGTAAAGGGACCAAAAGCACACATTTTAGTTAATTTGAAGATTATGTGTTAGAGTCATAAATATCATGAGGaccaaaattagaatttaccATCAATTAAAGGACTAAAAGTGCTATTTTCCCTTTATAAATTTGCAACTTTAGAGTTCTATTAGGGACAAGGGCAATACAAACTAACGATAACATATGAATGACCTCAAAGTACAACGAACGTTAAAATTGAGATACTTTGTATAATAGAGGGATACATTTGTCCCTTTTCGCTATATAATATTTCTACGATAACCatataacttataaaaataaaaataaaaaaacttgcTAGATATTgtgaaaaaggtaaaaacttacccaaaatattacatatattGCTCAAATAATGTGTAACTTCCATAACTTAcctatatatacacacatattaCACAATTTGTATAACTAAAAACTTCCATGTTTTTGAGTATTAGCATATTTATCTATCAATATTTGTAACTTTATAGAAACTGTACATTTTTTCTGCTGTtctaaaattataattcatCCACTTTACATTTCTTATGCATCATATCTACTTCTTTAAACTGTGACACTCACAGATTTGATGTCCTTCCTTCTGTTAACGCGAAAATTAGCAGCTAATGTGCAATCTTTGCCTATCTCCATTTCTTGAATCTGCAGCATCTCGCGTTCATTTCATCCTTTTCAAGAACCTATACGTGGAAAATGAGCCGGTTGGATCAAACCAAGGTTGAAATCAAtgaaaaaatgagttgattttgtCACCTCTACGAGTACCTGATGTACTGAAAGTCCATGTAGAGCAATGCTTTACTTTTCAGCTGACTCTGGATAGAGATCCGTCCAACATGTGTCCTCGTTGACAGCTTGTTTCCATCGTCTTTTGAATATCTTATACTCGTTGTATGATTGTCTTCTCACCTGAAGAAACTCACACACATAGCTAGAGTCAAAAAATGGCTTCGCGTTTTTGAATGAATATAAGAAGTGTGAAGTGTATGCTACTATATATAGTCGACCTCAACTAGCTTGAAATTGAGGCCAACTAAAAGTTGAACACAAAGTCAGGTAGATGTTTACCTCCACCCTGAAATTGGGAGTGTTGGGTTGAGATGGTGCCTGCATTGATGAAAAGACGCGTCAAAACTCATATGTAAACACATCTAACATGGTGGACACGATAAGAGGTTGTGAaggaaggttagtaggtagtagAGTGTTGTCTCGCTTATTTTACCATATTAGTTGTCATAGTATTATTCATGTAGCTTCCTGTACttcaattttcatattattttggtGACTTCTTCACTTCCACTATTTCTTTTTTCGACCAGCTTTGAAATGATTttccttgagccgagggtcaATCAGAAACAACAtctctacctcccaaggtaggagtaaggtttgcgtacactctaccctcctccCAGACCCCACTCGTGGGATTGCACTAGGTAAGCTATTGACTCTTTTTCAATATAAACATCATCGATCACTGTATAAAGTTATCTAACACATACTTGTTTTCCAAGGCTTGTGATGTTTTCTCCACCCACTGTCAAATTCTTCTGCATGATTGACATCAACAAGAAAATTAATTGTTTGACAAATAAGAAACGATGATTTAAAACTCGTAATATAACTCAAAAGAATGTTGTAAGTGTAGAGCACAAGCATAACAGGTTACACATTAGAGAGGAAGCTTTACTGCTGTCTATTGCTTAACTTTTCTCTCTATGGGTGAAATGAACTCAAAACAGTCGAGTTAATGGAGCGAATGTGTATGTACCAGACTGTCGATCAGGTATGAACATTAACCAAACGCGACTGATTCATTATATAgctgtatatacattttttcatGTGTCTGTTGCAGATTTCAAAGTTCATTCTAAGCATTCTTATGTGCTTGTTTTCGTCGTGTGGTAGTTACCTTCTTTTCAGGCTCCCCTAGTGTCGGAAGGCCATAATGAACGATGTATTCAGCATCAACAACTCCAATATTTTGAGTTCTGTCTCCCTATCACAAAAATGAACCAACAACTCATGACTGTAACTCAAACGAGCTATCGATACAACAGACGAAAAAAATGCCCTGTCTCAAATCTAAGAACTACCTGTGCACAGTAACCAAGCTGGATGTCTAAACCCCAAGCATGGATCAAGTCATTCTGCAAAACAACGATAGAAGGAATAAGAGGTAAATATCAATTACTCCTTCTGTTTCAATTcgtttgtctggttttgactttGCACGGAGTTTAGGAAagtaaaaaagacttttgaatcttgtggtcttaaactaaagaaagGAAAGAGTAACTTTATTTCAACGACCAAATTTTAACAGTTAAATATATGTAATGCAGATATAGCATGACATATATAGTTGTTACTGACAATATAGTGtttctaaaaaggaaaaacctGGATCATATACCAGACGCAGCGCCAGGCAGCGTTGGAAAACACAGGAGCCATTACTTCTATCCACCTACAACATCAGAGACTCCTTATGAGTTACGCGAAATAATTGAGTTTCTATCATTTCCAGAGAGTAAAAGAGGTTACTACTGTAACAATTCGTAGTTATTTCCCATGAAGATATCCGCGACAAGgcataaaacaaaattaagttaCCCTGTACAAGGAGGAGCCATACTGGTATAGTCACATCGAGTGCCAGTATCGCCAGCCTTATAAGTCCTTCTGCAATGTAATGTGTTAATCAAGTTTCAGCTtcaaaatctatggccaaacatGAGCTTAAGACGGAAAATTGTTGACAAGAACCTGTGCACTCTTGATCTCCTCCCGCGGGCAGTAATCTGATGATGCACCTCTGATTTCCCCATATCTAGAGCTGGTTGTGAAATCTCAAGACCTTCATCTCTCACAATAGATATGTATCTACAAGGATGATGTAAGTTGGGTTCAGTAAATGCAGTACGTCGATTAGAATGCTTCGTATCTATTTTTAGTTCCgtcttttaatttcttttatatgaGCTCCTCTCCTTACAGTCAAGTGGCTtcaactctttaacataaaaagCCTGAACTACAGTGTAACTTTCGTCTCTGATAGGTGTCTTTTTCAAGACCAAAAGACGGGAGATCCTTGGGAGTGGATCATAGTTCAGATGGTACTCCTCGAGTACTCCctatgtttcaatttgtttgtctgattaTGATTTGACACggagttaaagaaaataaatgagatttttgaatcttgtgatcttaaacatgtcatgtggaaagttagaactaaagagttgtcaaaaagggaaaaaagagacgttctttttgaaacagactaaaaaggaaagtataCCAACTTTCACATACCGTTTTGGGTTGAAATTTTCAACTCCGAGGTCTTCATCCCAGAGGAAGATATAACTGTACTCAGCAACTATATCTGGATGTAAAAATCTCTTTGCAAACCACCTGTTATTTTTCATAACATCGCGAAAAATGTCAAGAGAGTTTTGATCCAAGCACAAGACGTTTCTAGACTAAAGCAACTCCGTTTTGAGATGCAAATAGAAACTGTACCATTTTGTTTGATTCAAAGCTGAGATGTGTATTACACTGTTACTCCATTTAAAAGTCCTCCATCCATCGACATTACCATCGTAGTGAAAAAGCATCACCACGAAATCACTTGATAGAAACTACGAACCAATTCAATAAACGAAACTTATGGTATCTCTGTATGTCATAAAAATAAGCAAGGTAACAGAACACACACCTTTAGTACCATCTTGTTTACTGTTTCTTTTTGCTTTATCCCAACAGCTGCAGCAAATAAGTACTTTGAAGGCACTTTTTTCtgttaaaaaaacaaaacatgttAGTGGCATACACCTTCCGTTTCAATTTGcttgtcttacttttctttttcaacagGTAAGTTCAAGTCTGCATTTAGAACTTATGAGGAACGCGGAGAAGATGGATATGAAAATAACCTCTGGATAACCCCATAATGGCCGTCTTTCAAAGTTAGACGTCTTGGCGATGATACCTTCAGGTAATGTCTCACTTCCATTAGGCCTGCATTGATTCTAAAATGGATGACACAAATTATTTACGTGAAGAATATAATCAAGGTACTCAGAAACcaacaaataaaagaagaacaaaCCTCACATGATCTTCGTCCTTTCCACCGCGAACTTCTCTGCATAATAGAGTTCTTATGATTATCATCCATTCACATTTGTGCATCACTTGAGCAACAATTTACACAGAACTCAAAAATACACcaactttcctttttagtctgtttcaaaaacatgtctttttccatttctaacaactcttcaatttcaactttccacataacatatttaaaacCACAAGACATATccaaaaccagacaaacaaattgaaatagagggagtactaTCTTGTTCGTTATTACAACTTCATCTTGAAACAGAGAATCTTAGTTTTTACTCGCAAAACTTCAACCTTTTCAAAGCGATTCATGTCCAAACACAAACGAAACAAGTACTccttttcaatttcaacttcaaCCAAATATGTATGTTCAAACGGGGAACATCAAGCAGGGGATGTTCCATA
Coding sequences within:
- the LOC125845175 gene encoding uncharacterized protein LOC125845175, with translation MRPFVSLLKDPKIRRSCFYAIFPTASFLCLILLLGGDFTENDNQRSSRWKGRRSCENQCRPNGSETLPEGIIAKTSNFERRPLWGYPEKKVPSKYLFAAAVGIKQKETVNKMVLKFLSSDFVVMLFHYDGNVDGWRTFKWSNSVIHISALNQTKWWFAKRFLHPDIVAEYSYIFLWDEDLGVENFNPKRYISIVRDEGLEISQPALDMGKSEVHHQITARGRRSRVHRRTYKAGDTGTRCDYTSMAPPCTGWIEVMAPVFSNAAWRCVWYMIQNDLIHAWGLDIQLGYCAQGDRTQNIGVVDAEYIVHYGLPTLGEPEKKKNLTVGGENITSLGKQAPSQPNTPNFRVEVRRQSYNEYKIFKRRWKQAVNEDTCWTDLYPESAEK